The proteins below are encoded in one region of Oncorhynchus gorbuscha isolate QuinsamMale2020 ecotype Even-year linkage group LG01, OgorEven_v1.0, whole genome shotgun sequence:
- the LOC123991597 gene encoding trace amine-associated receptor 13c-like, producing the protein MEKHEDVQYCFQDGNSSCRKALLSTSIYITLYIFFSLISAVTVFFNILVIMSISHFKQLHTPTNLLILSLAVSDLLVGLIVIPVVTVALMESCWGFGEYFCVFQIYITFLCTSLSLGNLVLISIDRYVAVCDPLLYHSKITVTRMMCCISITWCCCIIYRAAIIKNFVNVLVPSRCLKECFIVEGITWGNIIDVVITMVVPCSIIITLYMKIFVVARSQDRKIFSKEAANVSGVKTVRANKSERKATKTLSIVIVNYFICWIPFLFVFFFTFVIDNLFSVIIGFLPLFNSLINPIIYAFFYPWFKVTAKHILTLKIRRS; encoded by the coding sequence ATGGAGAAACATGAAGATGTTCAGTACTGTTTTCAAGACGGAAACTCGTCATGCAGAAAGGCTTTGCTATCGACATCTATCTACATAACACTGTACATCTTCTTCTCATTGATTTCAGCAGTTACAGTATTTTTTAACATACTGGTGATCATGTCCATCTCTCACTTCAAGCAGCTCCACACTCCAACCAACCTGCTCATCCTCTCTTTGGCTGTGTCAGATCTCCTGGTGGGACTGATTGTGATACCAGTAGTGACTGTAGCATTAATGGAATCATGCTGGGGTTTTGGagaatatttctgtgtgtttcagATCTACATTACTTTTTTATGTACTTCTTTATCTCTGGGTAATTTGGTCTTGATATCTATTGACCGCTATGTTGCTGTGTGTGATCCCTTATTGTACCACTCTAAAATAACAGTAACAAGAATGATGTGTTGTATATCCATTACCTGGTGTTGTTGTATCATATACCGAGCTGCTATTATAAAAAACTTTGTCAATGTACTGGTACCCAGTAGGTGTTTGAAAGAATGTTTTATTGTTGAAGGAATAACCTGGGGTAATATAATTGATGTTGTAATTACAATGGTTGTCCCTTGCTCTATTATTATAACACTTTATATGAAAATCTTTGTGGTGGCCAGATCACAGGACAGAAAGATATTTTCAAAAGAGGCTGCCAATGTGTCTGGTGTTAAAACTGTTCGGGCAAATAAGTCTGAGAGAAAAGCAACAAAAACTCTGTCTATTGTTATTGTCAACTATTTCATTTGTTGGATTCCATTTCTATTTGTTTTCTTTTTTACTTTTGTAATTGACAATTTATTCTCAGTTATCATCGGCTTTCTGCCACTTTTTAATTCCTTAATTAATCCAATAATTTATGCTTTCTTTTATCCATGGTTCAAAGTGACAGCTAAACATATTTTAACTCTGAAGATAAGGCGTTCATAG
- the LOC124031274 gene encoding trace amine-associated receptor 13c-like translates to MEKHEEIQYCFQDGNYYCRKASLSTSIYITLYIFFSLISAVTVFLNVLVIISISHFKQLHTPTNLLILSLAVADLLVGLIVIPVTTVALMESCWGFGEYFCVFHLYMAFLCTSLSLGNLVLISIDRYVAVCDPLLYHYKITTTRIMCCISITWCCCIIYRAAIIKNVVNVLVPSRCLKECFIVEELHWVNIIDIVITMVVPCSIIITLYMKIFVVARSQARKLFSKEAASVSGVKTVQANKSERKAAKTLSIVIFNYLICWIPSLFPFIFVSFLSENVLTFIISFLPLVNSLINPIIYAFFYPWFKVTAKLILTLKLRRS, encoded by the coding sequence ATGGAGAAACATGAAGAAATTCAATACTGTTTTCAAGACGGAAATTATTATTGCAGAAAGGCTTCGCTATCGACATCTATCTACATAACACTGTACATCTTCTTCTCATTGATTTCAGCAGTTACAGTATTTTTGAACGTACTGGTGatcatctccatctctcatttCAAGCAGCTCCACACTCCAACCAACCTGctcatcctctctctggctgtggcaGATCTCCTGGTGGGACTGATTGTGATACCAGTAACAACTGTAGCATTAATGGAATCATGCTGGGGATTTGGggaatatttctgtgtgtttcatTTATATATGGCTTTTTTATGTACTTCTTTATCTCTGGGCAATTTGGTCTTGATATCTATTGACCGCTATGTTGCTGTGTGTGATCCCTTATTGTACCACTATAAAATTACAACAACAAGAATCATGTGTTGTATATCCATCACCTGGTGTTGTTGTATCATATACCGTGCTGCTATTATAAAAAATGTTGTAAATGTGCTGGTACCCAGTAGGTGTTTGAAAGAATGTTTTATTGTAGAGGAGTTACATTGGGTTAATATAATTGACATTGTAATTACAATGGTTGTCCCGTGCTCTATTATTATAACACTTTATATGAAAATCTTTGTGGTGGCCAGATCACAGGCCAGAAAGCTATTTTCAAAAGAGGCTGCCAGTGTGTCTGGTGTTAAAACCGTACAAGCAAATAAGTCTGAGAGAAAAGCAGCAAAAACTCTGTCTATTGTTATTTTCAACTATCTCATTTGTTGGATTCCATCTCTATTTCCTTTCATTTTTGTATCTTTTTTAAGTGAAAATGTTTTAACCTTTATCATCAGCTTTCTGCCACTTGTTAATTCCTTAATTAATCCAATCATTTATGCTTTCTTTTATCCTTGGTTCAAAGTGACAGCTAAACTTATTTTAACTCTGAAGTTAAGGCGTTCATAG